The following are from one region of the Sorghum bicolor cultivar BTx623 chromosome 2, Sorghum_bicolor_NCBIv3, whole genome shotgun sequence genome:
- the LOC8063428 gene encoding cinnamoyl-CoA reductase 2: protein MPTAETTTPVPPALSGQGRTVCVTGAGGFIASWLVKRLLEKGYTVRGTVRNPVDPKNDHLRALDGAADRLVLLRADLLDPESLVEAFSGCDGVFHAASPVTDDPEMMIEPAIRGTQYVMTAAADTGVKRVVFTSSIGTVYMNPYREPNKPVDDTCWSDLEYCKNTQNWYCYAKTVAEQGAWEVARKRGLDLIVVNPVLVLGPLLQPTVNASTDHVMKYLTGSAKTYVNAAQAYVHVQDVAEAHVRVYEAPYAHGRYICAESTLHRGELCRILAKLFPEYPIPTKCKDDVNPPVTGYKFTNQRLKDLGMDFVPVLQCLYETVKSLQEKGMLPVLPPKDDQDQQLHKS, encoded by the exons ATGCCAACAGCAGAGACGACGACGCCCGTGCCGCCAGCGCTCTCCGGGCAAGGCCGGACAGTTTGCGTCACCGGAGCTGGAGGGTTCATCGCCTCCTGGCTTGTCAAGCGCCTCCTCGAGAAGGGTTACACAGTCCGTGGCACGGTCAGGAACCCTG TCGATCCAAAGAACGACCACCTGAGGGCCCTTGACGGCGCCGCCGATCGCCTCGTCCTCCTGCGTGCCGATCTGCTGGATCCAGAAAGCCTTGTCGAGGCCTTCTCCGGCTGCGACGGCGTCTTCCACGCCGCCTCCCCGGTCACCGATGACCCT GAGATGATGATCGAGCCAGCAATCCGGGGCACACAATATGTGATGACGGCGGCGGCAGACACCGGCGTCAAGCGCGTCGTGTTCACGTCCTCCATCGGCACAGTGTACATGAACCCCTACCGTGAACCCAACAAGCCTGTCGACGACACCTGCTGGAGCGATCTTGAGTATTGCAAGAATACACAG aaCTGGTATTGCTACGCCAAGACAGTGGCGGAGCAGGGCGCATGGGAGGTGGCGCGGAAGCGAGGCCTGGACCTGATCGTGGTGAACCCGGTGCTGGTGCTGGGTCCGTTGCTGCAGCCAACAGTGAACGCCAGCACGGACCACGTGATGAAGTACCTGACGGGGTCGGCCAAGACGTACGTGAACGCCGCGCAGGCGTACGTGCACGTCCAGGACGTCGCGGAGGCGCACGTCCGGGTGTACGAGGCACCCTACGCGCATGGGCGCTACATCTGCGCCGAGAGCACCCTCCACCGCGGCGAGCTCTGCCGCATCCTCGCTAAGCTCTTCCCAGAGTACCCCATACCCACAAA GTGCAAGGACGACGTGAACCCTCCGGTGACAGGATACAAGTTCACGAACCAGCGGCTCAAGGATCTTGGGATGGACTTTGTGCCGGTGCTGCAGTGCCTCTACGAGACAGTGAAGAGCCTCCAGGAGAAAGGCATGCTGCCCGTGCTTCCGCCAAAAGACGACCAGGACCAACAACTCCACAAATCATGA